The DNA sequence cctatgttttttttataaagacaCGGGCACATACATCCAATGCCAATGAATTAAAAGGTCATTGgctataatctatatatatttttgtttttggtgaatatataaatatatatatatatatatatatatatatatatatatatatatatatatatatatgggtacaTATATTCTCCATGGACTCTTAGAAAAACAGATAAAAGGACTAGAATGAACGGTTAACAGTGGTAccgaaaaatagtaaaaaattgtATTAGATTGAAACCAGAGAGGGGGCAAAAATCAGTTTCAATTGCATATCGGTCTTGCCGCTATTACAATTTTGATAAGATTATTctaatcaaaatattatgtaTGGTATAAATGGGTGATTTGTCGAGTGTTGAATATCAGTTCAACGGCTAGTAAAAGAACATCCATGGAATTGACGTAGAAGAGGCgctatatatatcattgaattAGAATTAATTTTAAGAAATGTGTGGTCGAACTTTTTAcactttaatttataattaataaaaataatattaataatattattattattattattattattactgctttctaatgataaaaattgaaaaccatGTGAACCATGATTTTTTATATGACATTCCTGGTTTTATGTGTATGTGCAGCCTAAAcacccaacaacaacaacaacaacattatcTATCCACTGTCACTACACTATTTGTTTGGTTGCATCAAACTCATGACCAAataacaatttttctttttataaatacatcatttttcttttcttttttttagttaatttctctTCAATAggtggcttttttttaaaaagaaaattagttattaattcttttaatttataacttttttcTATCAATTTCTAACATCTTTTCATACTCTTCTATCCCTATTTatgcttcttctttttttaattgttatcatttttgataattttttataatacaaaAGCACTCCAATCTTGTTTATGAGGGTTCCTCTGTCCTCTTTTACAGTTTAATAAGTTTATGtaaatttgagtttaaaataaatgatttaaaagTTAGCAATTTTTTAGGGATACTAaaattttgagtattttttttagtaaagttAGAAGAATTGGAGGGATTTTTTGagttaatttctcaaataaattgatgaccaaattataaattcttgttattcaagaaatttaaataatttttgggaaaattattgtttacccctcaagaatttcaaaacttcccaaacaacccttgtgagttttgaatacctcagacaacccttcctttattgtttcacttcctttttgcctcctgcattatgaaattccaccattgcccttaaacctttttgcatacatttttttcattctttttgcattcctttttgcatgtactcatttcttaaacagagagttcattttttaaacagaaaccttatttcttaaatagaaaactcatttcttaaacaaaaacctaacagaaacctcatttcttaaacagaaacctcattttgttaaacagaaaaaccaatatttacatgacaaattaatcctgggtataaaaaccaattaatcttggccattcgtatatatttaaatagaaacaacgatatttaagcacttttttaaacgtaaacacaatatattaaacagaaacatcgatagttaaacaaagacaaacaagcataaagatggtcgttcattattatatggagataacgatttttacattaaaaatttaataagtttgtgagaaaaaatttaggttagcatgattacattataacacaaacaaaagaatttaggttagcatgaagagtaatgcatgtactcatttcttaaacaaaaaacttattttttaaacataacctcatattttaaatagaacctcatattttaaacagaaacctcatgttttaaatagaaactcattgcacccaagggcattatagtcaaagcCTGTCACatttgccacaacttcccacgcaagggacaatttcgtccaaaaaaatccaaattaactctatcaatcactgttagatgcttgggggtttaaaaaatcattatattcaaaaggaaggggtttttatggatattcaaaCTATGGGGAGAatatgtgcatattgcaaactttgtgggtatttttagcaatttccacataatttttttataaaaatatttaaaataaatttcatccttttttattcaaatattctGTTTTAGTTTCTGTGCGCAATTATTGTAATCTGTGaacaactttttaaaaaaaaaaattgagaaaaaacatgaagaaacaTAACATATGTAATATGTTCACTTAAAAATTTCAACTTTGTTTAAAAACgctacttgttttcttttcttaatttcattAACTTCAAAAAGGacgtaaaatatttattttcatttttttgaaagaaaatggaGCAGTCATTCACTGAAACCTTACATATGATAGCTAACATTTGTATCAAATTTCAGTGTATTTGTTTTTGgctccattattattattattattattattattattattattattattattattattattattatattgaaaTCTTTGACTATGAAAGAAAGTTGATCCAAAACGTTCCGTATAAGAGTTAAAACACTACTATTAATCTATTACAGTGATTTTTttacttcattttttatttttaaataaaattacaaaaccaacattcattttatcaaccattattattttgaattatcagAATTATTAGTAAAAGTAgttcatatgatttttttttttaacacttcAATAGTGTTTTTTTCaactccaattttttatttcttcaaataacccttttattaattacaaaaatattatttaaatctaaAATATCTTGATTTTATTAGACTTACAAAATACCCTTAAACACAAAaagtacatacatatataaaaaggtAGATTGCagactataaataaaaaaaaattaaataatcaaattaaacacATACATATAGGAAATAATCGAGTTGGAGCTGTAGCTATGAGTGCTACAGATGGTCTGATGAGAGGAATGGAAATGATTGACATGAAGTGCCACTCTCGAAacgaattttcaacatttttggAAAACCTGTTGATAATTTAGGGCCTGTAGATACTCGCACAACATCTCCTATTCATATATATGTGCCTGCTTGTATATATACTAGTCATTCTTTCCGGCTTCACAacggagtttttaaaattttgtgagaaattttgagggttatatatatatatgatataatataattaaacaactcatactatagaaattattttatatcttgGATTTCAAAAGTTCATGGacatttattgtataaataattagatataattaatagttttttaattattaatattataagtaatataaataaaaatttaaatattataaaaaattaaaattattcattgaAATGCTCTCGAAAATTGTTTCATTAAAATACTCTCAAAgtatacatttattttaataatatgtataaatatatatgtatagatgtatagaTACTACATGTAacgtaaatataatttttatttttatttttaaaaaattgtctattttatttttttaaagaaaaaaaaatgggaatGGGCCATCACCTTCTAAActgcaattatttatttaatcgaGGGTCTATTTGTTAAATGTTTGTCTTCAAAAACCGagcgaaaaaaaaaagagaagcagCGAAGCAAAGAGCTCCGGCGAGATAATGCAGCCGATCGCCGCCGCCCAGCACCACCTTCCGGCGAAGGACCCCCGTCTCAACCTCTACGGCCCTATCCTCCTCCTTCTCGCcgccatcctcctcctcctctccctctccttctcctcctcccctTCTCCCTCTCCATCCCGATCCAATCCTCTCCCAAtctcctcctctcctcctcccCCTTCCTTGGCCTACCTCCTCTCCGGCTCCGACGGTGACGCATCCCGTCTCCTTCGCCTTCTCCACGCCGTATACCACCCCAGGAACCTCTACGTCCTCCACCTCGACCTCGCCGCTTCGCGGGACCAGCGCCTTCGCCTTGCTCGCTCCGTTCAATCCGTCCCCACCTTTCGCCGTCATGGCAATGTCCATGTCATTGGCCGCCCTGGCCGCGCTGATCCCCGTGGTTCCTCCACTATCGCTGTCGTCCTTCACGGCGCCGCGCTTCTCCTCCGGATCTCGGATGGGTGGAGCTGGTTTCTCAATCTTCATGCCTCTGACTACCCTCTCGTCTCTCAGGATGGTATGATTCGTTCAAAGTTGCTGATTTTCTTGTCTAGATCTGAGAATCGAGAGACTATGTTTGCACTTTAATATCCAGATGTTTTCTTGTTGGGAATGCTTCATCTTTTGGCATTGGTGTGAGAGTACATTGAACAAGATGAtctttttcatggttttatgattgctttatttttgtgatttttggcaTACTTCATCATGAATTGAAACTCTGTTTTTTAGCTTAGATTTGAGAATcatgaataaaaagaaatatagaaaTGATTCTAATCTTGACCTCACTTTAACTACTTCAGTGTTTGATCACAAAATACCTATTTTTCTTGGTTGGGTGAAGTGAATCTTTGTCCAGCTGAGATAATTGAATGTGTGTTTTTCTCTTCATTGAATTAGTCATGCCTATATTTTTGCCTTTTCTGTGGGATTTTGGGCAGATCTTCTTCATGTTTTCTCTGTCCTGCCGGAAGATCTAAATTTTGTTCAGCACACCAGTAACCTTACTTGGCGAGAGTACATGCTTTCACTCAcacttcttttgattttgatactCATTCATATATGATGACAGGACACTAAATTTTTGGCCTCTGCTGCAGAACTCATCGATTGAAGCCAATTATTGTGGATCCTGGTCTTCATCTTTCATCAAAGGCGGATGTGTTTTATACTTCAGAGAAGCGGCAGTTACCAAATGCCTTCAGAGTATTCACAGGTCAGTATTGAGTTCGATTTAGTACTGTGTTTGGACAATTTCAATCTCATATGCTGCTGGGAAAGAGAATGGGACACTGAACATGATTAGTTTTAGTATTGTGTTTAGACAAAGTTTAATAAACATGATTTACATGCATGTCAAACTGCCAAACTTCATCTTATGAAAAAAGAAAGtaatgcaaaaacaaatgaagatgTCATTAACAAAATGTCACTTTAATCCAAGTCATGGTATTGGCCATGTAACAAAATTTTTCTGAATTTAAAATGAACAAATGACTTCTGGATGATTATTCTCATACAAATTAGAAACTGTATGTTGCATGGCATTTAAAGAGTGTACGAAACTAGTTGGTTAGACGGGGTGCTACCAAGGATTTGgtcttttcatttgtttgtttCTACTAAAAATGGTTTTTTCTGGTTTCCATTCACAGAGTGCTTCAACTGTACAGTTTAAACCTAGGTTGCATCAAGTGAACCAGTTAtacatttcattttttccaaCTATAGGTACaacttttattgaaaatatctTTAGAAAGGAAAGGAATATCTGATCTTGATATGttataagaaaaggaaaaaatatacatttaaattattatactataatttttaaattgccTATTTTAGAGATTTGACTTGACAAGTCTAATGCCTAAATATATGCATTGCTTCTCTGTTATCCAATAGTTTTTCTCACATTTCTACTCATCCCTATACCTTTTAGATTGTTTTTGCTCTCTCCTTTACTTTCCTTCTCTCACCTCTTCATCACCTACAATTCCTACTTCAGCGCTTGTCTggtcttttcttttatcttctcTATTGCCCTATGACTTTGCCATTGAATTCAGCATCTTAAACACTATTTTTTGCCGTCCTCATCGAGGCAATAATTTCCGAAGTAATGCCAAAAAACATAGGTGAGTGGTTGAGGTTGAGGTTGGGGTTTGGGGCCTCTTATGTTAATTATTTGGTTGAGGGTTGTTAGGTTAAGAGAGTAGATGGTGTTGAGAAGAGATGAGCATGGTCAAATGTGGGTCAAACTGTTTGACATAATGGAAACAAAAGAATATGAAATgaactaaaatttgaaattcagaTGATATGCATGAAATTATGAATCTCTCTGGGATAAATAATTCTTGATATGTCTTTTGCAGGTTCCGCATCAGTAATTCTCAGTCGAAAATTTATAGAGCACTGCATCTTGGGTACTGATAATTTGCCGAGAACCCTTCTTATGTACTATGCAAACACACCTTCATCACACAGGAACTATTTCCAGACGGTCCTCTGCAACTCCCCTGCATTCAACAGGACGATTGTGAACCACCACCTACATTATGAAATATGGGATACACCGCCGAAAAGGGACCCGAGGATGTTGAACTTGAAAAGACTATGAGAATATGACACAGAGTGGTGCAGCCTTTGCCACACAAATTCCAAAAGATGATCCGGTTCTCAAACGAATTGATGAGGAGGTTCTAAATCGTGCACCCGGTCGGATAACACCGGGAGGCTGGTGTTTAGGTATTGGTGACACTGATCCATGCTCGGTTTCAGGAAATTCAGATATCGTGAGACCCAGTTTAAGAGCGGTGAACCTTACGAAAACTATTGAAGTTCTACTTTCTGATGGAAAATTTCTTTCTAATCAATGTATATGGGAATGATATGTTTACACTGGATACATCCACTCTGATCAAATTTTGGTTATCTTATTCTTGTAACTTTTTGTAgctaatttcaataaattgtaTTGTGTGTGTTTGATGTTACGGTTACTTCTCATCGGTTGTTATCCGTTGGGGCGTTCATTTCACTGTAAGTGAGGAAAAGTCAGAAAGTGAGGGAAGTGACTTCCCTGAAGTaggggaagtgatatcacttccaggaTTTTTCTattcatttgtcagaaagtgagaatagatCCGAAGgatttaggtgttggatgaagttttatgagttcaaaaaagactttagaaatgaaaagaagttagtttttatagattgactcaattttccccactttagttaaaaaaatattaaaatgggtTTAGTTTAAAATCCACTTCAGTCGGAAGTGGGGGAAGTAGCACTTTCCTCActtcagcacaaatgaacaccagaaaTGAGGGAAAGTCAGACCACTTTTCCTCACTTCCCCCATTTTCCATGAAATGAATGCCCTCTATGTTGTTTTGAATTCGATATCTCACCTGCTGTAGTTTGATAAACTTGGTTAAGCCATTCTTTTTCTGTCGAACATCTGAGATGTTTTACCTCAAAACATTTTcagagaaatataataaaactttAGTATTGAACAAAACCTACAGGTTTCTGATGATCTGGTGTAATTTACAAATGAAACAGATCAAATGTTTACTTTCAGACTCCCAGATACTCAAACAGAAAACTTTCGATGTTCACGGAACAAGTCCTTGCACATCAACTGCATGCGTTCGACTCTGCAAACTTTGAGACGAAGTTTCCGGTTTATGGTTCAGTTGTTCGTCTCCTCAAAAGATCCTACATTGTTGAACTTGTATCTATCCTCTCTGAGCTCAAGAACAACAACTGCAAATCAATGAAATTTCACAAGGATTAGATCACTGTCTGTATATGTTCTTAAAAACATGTACTACTGTCATGCATATACTTACAATGAGAATCTGTGCTTATCCAGTGACCAGTTCTCTTGCTGTAATCTTCCTTTTTTGATTGTAAATTATCAGGAGGGTCCTGTAAATTTCTAGATGATACTGATGATGAAGAGAAAgttgatgaagatgttgaaCAACTTCCAATGTCCCATCTAGAGCTAGTCTTACTTGATCTTGTGCTTGAATAATCAGATGGTGCCTTTAATTCAGCAGTAGTACCTCTGCTCTCATTTTTAGATTCCTTCAATCAAAAATGAACTCATCTTCAGAAATAAATTCAACTAATTGTACTTCAtgcatgatttttattaatgtatatatatttaattatatataatctcACCTTCCATCCTTTGTTTCCTTCCTTGTGAGACTTAGAAGTTGCAGCCCATTTCAAGAGCTCCTTCATCTTCGAAACCGGCTTTTTTCTCTCGCCATTCTTCACCTTTCGGTCGTCTTTCACCTTCTGAACTTTGCAAGGAACAATGGCTGCTGATTCATCCTTCTTGGATGGATGAAAaacttctcttctcttctcccaAAAATCATGCTGATTCCCATAAATGTTCTTCATGTGTTTCAAGTTCAAAGTCTTATAAAAGCATGATCTGCAACTTTCTCTTTGAGGACCAAAACTGAACATCTTGTTCTCATTTCCTTCATTATCACCTTCATGATCACCTTTCTTATATATCACAATATCTCTAACTCCAACTTGTTCATCTGTTCATCAAACATGCATCACATACTTAATTagccatgcatgcatatatacatgcaaaaaacaaaaacacatcaAGTAAAGATCATATATAAATGTAAAACATACATACCATGCAACACCTCCTTCTTACTCTTTGATTTCTTGGACATCCATTGAAAGAGCTacacaatgaaattaaaaataagccATTACTATTagcaaaaaaatgattaaactcCATAAAGCaaaagtgaaagagcaaaagctTAATTAACTACCTTCATGTTTTGCAATCAAGAGAAGGAGAGAATGACTAAGAATGGGAATCAAGGGAATGTTTTATATAAGgagataaaaagaataaaaaagtgaagttcagaatAGTGAAACTCACATGGGTGATAAGCCATCTGACTTCATCCAAATGCTATTTAACTAATGATATTTTGGGGATTAACATGACAGTTTGACTTCCAGGAGGTTCTCTCTTAATCTAGACACGCATATAACTTCTCATCCATTGAAtagaatgtttttttataagcatGAAAAGTGCTTCTTCCGCCATTAATGGGCACCATCAACAATTTGAAAGGAAAAGACTAAGCATATCAGTTGAAGAATAAAGTTTGTACTTTATGATATCAACATTTATTAAGCTCAATCAATAATTGTACACCATTTTAGTTTAACTAGTTGCAAGTGAGGAGGAGTTTGAgtgatgtcttttttttttatacgtGTCCTTTGTTTATTGGTTGGAAAGTGTGCACTTTAAGTGAAAGGGAAAACTAGGAAAGATGAAGAAACTTAGTTGATAGATTATCaaaagatgatatatatatatatatatatattaaatgaaataGACAAACCACATAACTCAACTGATgtgttgtgaaaaaaaaaaatttaatttttcaacttTTCAAGTGATAAAAGAGAGAGTTATCACTTTTGTGAATATGATCACGTTGTATTTTATCATGtctgacttttttttaattaattgtgatttattaattattttatgttaaaaaggTTATATTAATTAACAAGAGTAAGATTATGGTTGATTTATGTGACACGTCACACGTGTATGTTACATTAGAAGTATGATAGATCACAGCACAAGCATGTGTCTTGGATGAAGagacttaaaaaataaaggtcTTTTGTATATCTGGATTTCCTAATTTAGAAGGTTAATATCTTGGGTTCATTGCCAACTTTAGTTCGTCAATCAAagttatgaatttttatttttccaagttTTCACATTTGgagagtgatttttttttttcttctttacaaATGGGAGAAGTGCCTCTCATGAAGGGATAGATGTCAAAAGATAAGcaggtataaaaatatattaattataataatttaacaatCTCTTACAGATTAATCCTCTTTTTATGCAACCATAGAGGGTAGCAGTGTACAACTCCGATCAAAGGACTTCTTTTTATATTTGCGAATTAAGGGACTCGAGTATGAGATCCCTCCAACTGTAAGACACGTGAGAACTGTTGCACTAAGCTTCCATTGTCTTTGTATAGTGAGTGactcacttttttttataatttttttgaaaataaaattattaaatatatttataaacaaactTTTTCATAACTCAATATTCAATTGGAGGTACTAAACATAATGGCAATGGTTAAATGCCAAACACTGGAATGGGTCTGgggattaaatttaattaattaaataattttttttatgtgtattaCTCTATTTAAGAATAATAGTACAATAAAATAATGGGATGTACAATATTTTAATctaaattattcaattatgcatatataataatttaatcaatcaaaactgttaatttaatttttctacatCTAATGTCACGCCCTGAACCCGGTTCGCCAGACTCGGtgcgccgacaaacggccgcacactTACTAGGCCAAGACCCAGTAGacgtgcaaggcctcagaatccAATCACACAACAGGAAACACAAAGTACAGAATTCCAACATCCAATAGAAGCTAGAGTCatatacataaattaaataCTCACACAACCCGACAGATAACTAAAATTTAGAAACAGAACATAATATCTCGCTAGCCCACTAAGATGCATGTTGCACTATTCACTCcggatctgaaaaaaaaaattaacaacaagattctgagcttgggagcccagtaagtaaccactaaaaatatcgggatcacaaaaaattcaataatttccaaaaaaatatacaaaatgtaGCATAATGAAGTAATATAAAAGAGAAACTTAGAAACCAGAAATGATTCAAAACAAacttaatttaccaaaataacgagcatataagtccccaaaacaactaatgtcaaaacaaaacatcagaactcatttatttaaactcggtgacccgagtcagatttcagaactcataggtttaccctcggtgacccgagacagaATATCAGAAGCTGGTATTCTTTACCGACGGAacggtgtgaaactatagtttctatgtcagaagtgcGTGTCGACACGATCAGTGTTTAACCTCCAGTGACAATGTTATTacacagttaattggggactacgagtttctatagcaaaaatatgtcatgtttaaaattatcatcaatgcaatAATATGATcccgttttctaacaaaataattccaattatatcaaataagcTAATGCCAATATGTGATAAcatcaattaacaaaaataaccaATACTGTTTAcataaataagattataaatatatatatatatatatatatatatatataatctctgaAACAATTCAACACTCAACAACaggtttatttcttttctttttatatatatataatctctgaAACAATTCAACACTCAACAACaagtttatttcttttctttaaataatttgatagtgaaaataataataaaataaaacaaaacaaaataaacaataaacaaccaAATGAATAGCTAATGTCAggttaacatttaaataatttgtactatattaatatatcataaatcaattaaataacatcAATATTTGAAAGTAATTATCAACGGGCCAAATATCAATAAttactaaataattaataaatattactaaattCTGAAAATGATTGTCAACATAaccacaaaaatcaaaacataaatatgtGAACAGTATAggaatggtttttattttctaagcaataaaatccaaagtaacaaaataattatataaaccattatcgaaaatcaaaaatttgcatatacatatatatatatatatatagctttatATGTGATTTCTTACTTATCGATCGCTCAAAACCCCCAAAATTCTATGATAGGtcaaatttttttggtggaATCTCACAATGACACAAAACTCTTGACGAAGAGGCCTATCCCCATCCTCGCTGCTGACACCACacaccaaaagaaaagaaaacgaGGGGAAGAGGAAAAactagatctctccctcttcttaaTCCTAACCAAGATCTACAACAGGAGAAACAAAGAGGTgacacggctagggttttgaaataaaaaaatatataaagataaataaataaaattccgtaACTGCCATGCatgcacaataaataaattaaaaataaaaatatgtaggGCCCACATCTACAGTTTAAAACCAAAGTAAATATACagtattttgatttgaaaagtCCAA is a window from the Dioscorea cayenensis subsp. rotundata cultivar TDr96_F1 chromosome 2, TDr96_F1_v2_PseudoChromosome.rev07_lg8_w22 25.fasta, whole genome shotgun sequence genome containing:
- the LOC120270100 gene encoding LOW QUALITY PROTEIN: beta-glucuronosyltransferase GlcAT14A-like (The sequence of the model RefSeq protein was modified relative to this genomic sequence to represent the inferred CDS: deleted 1 base in 1 codon), with product MQPIAAAQHHLPAKDPRLNLYGPILLLLAAILLLLSLSFSSSPSPSPSRSNPLPISSSPPPPSLAYLLSGSDGDASRLLRLLHAVYHPRNLYVLHLDLAASRDQRLRLARSVQSVPTFRRHGNVHVIGRPGRADPRGSSTIAVVLHGAALLLRISDGWSWFLNLHASDYPLVSQDDLLHVFSVLPEDLNFVQHTSNLTWRETHRLKPIIVDPGLHLSSKADVFYTSEKRQLPNAFRVFTGSASVILSRKFIEHCILGTDNLPRTLLMYYANTPSSHRNYFQTVLCNSPAFNRTIVNHHLHYEIWDTPPKRDPRMLNLKDYENMTQSGAAFATQIPKDDPVLKRIDEEVLNRAPGRITPGGWCLGIGDTDPCSVSGNSDIVRPSLRAVNLTKTIEVLLSDGKFLSNQCIWE